One window of Mesorhizobium sp. PAMC28654 genomic DNA carries:
- a CDS encoding tetratricopeptide repeat protein produces MIRERQGISRRLLAGLAILVVSGLPALAAVSDCTSSGAADPAARIAACTRMIEASQGLPGSLEFAYIKRATARLVLKDFDGAIADYSAVIGISPKSIIAYHGRAVAWFQKGDYDHAIADFDQAIGLDPKNARIQYSRGLVWSQKGDVLRAIADYAQAIEFDPKYVPPYIERGLLWAGKGDNDLAIADYDKAIGLDPKSADAYNNRGRAWAAEGDNDRAIADYDRAISLDPKPAASYYNRGMAWARKDDSGHAIADYDQAINLDPKYAFAYLERGVVHFYSGALPKAQADFEQAASLRPDNAYLAIWLDMAERRGGAASHLQDAIGKLDMRKWPAPVVRMLLGEQAPADILEAAAEARNANARTGRLCDANFYTAELDRLQGHGDEAMRLYRIAVSNCPKGFTEYIAAKAALKELGVSP; encoded by the coding sequence TTGATCCGAGAACGGCAAGGGATTTCCCGGCGGTTGCTGGCCGGGCTCGCGATCCTGGTCGTTTCGGGGCTGCCGGCGCTCGCTGCCGTCAGCGACTGCACCAGCAGTGGTGCGGCCGATCCGGCGGCGCGGATTGCCGCCTGCACCCGCATGATCGAGGCTTCGCAGGGGCTGCCCGGTAGCCTCGAATTTGCCTACATCAAACGTGCCACTGCCCGGCTGGTGCTAAAAGACTTCGACGGCGCCATCGCGGATTACAGCGCGGTCATCGGCATCTCGCCAAAGTCGATCATCGCATATCACGGCAGAGCCGTCGCATGGTTCCAGAAGGGGGACTATGACCACGCCATCGCGGATTTCGACCAGGCGATCGGCCTTGACCCGAAGAACGCCAGAATCCAGTACAGCCGCGGTCTTGTCTGGTCACAAAAGGGGGATGTCCTGCGCGCCATCGCCGACTATGCCCAGGCAATCGAGTTCGACCCGAAATATGTGCCCCCCTACATCGAACGGGGATTGCTCTGGGCAGGCAAGGGCGACAATGATCTCGCCATCGCCGATTACGACAAGGCGATCGGGCTCGATCCGAAATCCGCCGACGCCTACAACAACCGGGGAAGGGCCTGGGCTGCCGAGGGCGATAATGATCGCGCCATCGCCGACTACGACCGGGCGATCAGTCTCGATCCGAAACCCGCCGCATCTTATTACAACCGAGGCATGGCATGGGCACGGAAGGACGATTCTGGGCATGCGATCGCCGACTACGACCAGGCAATCAATCTCGATCCGAAATATGCCTTTGCTTATCTTGAGCGGGGCGTTGTCCATTTCTATTCCGGCGCGCTGCCCAAGGCGCAAGCCGATTTCGAACAGGCGGCCTCGCTCAGGCCCGACAATGCCTACCTCGCGATCTGGCTGGACATGGCCGAACGGCGCGGTGGAGCGGCCAGCCATTTGCAGGACGCGATCGGCAAGCTCGACATGAGGAAATGGCCGGCGCCGGTGGTTCGGATGTTGCTTGGGGAGCAAGCGCCCGCCGATATACTGGAGGCGGCGGCTGAAGCCCGGAACGCAAACGCAAGAACCGGAAGGCTGTGCGACGCCAATTTCTACACCGCCGAACTCGACCGGTTGCAGGGACACGGTGATGAAGCCATGCGGCTTTACCGGATTGCCGTCAGCAATTGTCCCAAGGGCTTCACTGAGTACATCGCGGCCAAGGCCGCGCTGAAGGAGTTGGGCGTGTCGCCGTGA
- a CDS encoding tetratricopeptide repeat protein, whose protein sequence is MGEYARAIDDLSHSISLDPKNAATYYDRGIVYFYSGALAKARADFEQAATLKPDFAYSAIWLDLAQRRSGVGSHLKGWIGKVDMTKWPAPVIRMLLGEQTPADTLKAADDPDATTKTGQLCEANFYTAELSQLQGRNDEALRLYRAVISDCSKGFGGYDGARSALRELGVTP, encoded by the coding sequence ATGGGCGAGTATGCCCGTGCCATCGATGACCTCAGCCATTCGATTTCCCTCGATCCGAAAAATGCCGCCACCTATTATGACCGGGGTATCGTCTATTTTTATTCCGGCGCGCTGGCCAAGGCGCGGGCCGATTTCGAACAGGCGGCCACGCTCAAGCCCGACTTTGCGTATTCCGCGATCTGGCTGGACCTGGCCCAGCGGCGCAGCGGCGTTGGCAGCCATTTGAAGGGCTGGATCGGCAAGGTCGACATGACGAAATGGCCGGCACCGGTGATCCGGATGCTGCTTGGCGAGCAGACGCCCGCCGATACACTCAAGGCAGCCGACGATCCGGATGCGACCACGAAGACCGGACAGCTGTGCGAGGCCAATTTCTATACGGCCGAACTCAGCCAACTGCAGGGGCGGAACGATGAAGCGCTGCGGCTTTACCGCGCCGTCATCAGCGACTGTTCCAAGGGCTTCGGCGGATACGATGGTGCCAGGTCCGCGCTTCGCGAGTTGGGCGTGACGCCGTGA
- the istB gene encoding IS21-like element helper ATPase IstB: MSNAHTIDEARLGIMLNELRLPTIKTLWAQFAEQADREGWPAARFLSAIAEHELAERAHRRIERHLAEAHLPPGKTLDSFAFDAVPMVSKAQVMAMTAGDSWLAKGANILLFGPPGGGKSHLAAAIGLALIENGWRVQFARTTDLVQKLQIARRELQLEAAIAKLDKFDLLILDDLAYVTKDQAETSVLFELICARYERRSIMITANQPFGEWNRIFPDPAMTLAAVDRLVHHATIFEMNVESYRRRSAMEAKRQRGRPASYATIKNKHELVAERQSEIDEGLASDNQHDNLHVTAT; encoded by the coding sequence ATGAGCAACGCCCACACCATCGACGAAGCCCGCCTCGGCATCATGCTCAACGAACTCCGGCTACCGACGATCAAGACGCTCTGGGCGCAATTTGCCGAGCAGGCCGATAGAGAGGGGTGGCCCGCCGCCCGGTTCCTCTCGGCCATCGCCGAGCATGAGCTGGCCGAACGGGCACATCGCAGGATCGAACGGCATCTGGCCGAAGCGCATCTGCCGCCCGGAAAGACGCTCGACAGCTTCGCCTTCGACGCCGTACCCATGGTCTCCAAGGCCCAGGTCATGGCCATGACCGCCGGTGACAGCTGGCTCGCCAAGGGCGCCAATATCCTGTTGTTCGGCCCACCCGGTGGCGGAAAGTCGCATCTTGCGGCAGCGATCGGACTCGCCCTCATTGAGAACGGCTGGCGCGTGCAGTTCGCCCGAACCACCGATCTCGTGCAGAAGCTCCAGATCGCGCGGCGAGAGCTGCAGCTCGAAGCCGCCATCGCCAAGCTCGACAAGTTCGATCTGCTCATCCTCGACGATCTGGCCTACGTCACCAAGGACCAGGCCGAAACGAGCGTGCTCTTCGAACTCATCTGCGCAAGATATGAGCGGCGTTCCATCATGATCACCGCCAATCAGCCCTTCGGAGAATGGAACAGAATCTTTCCGGACCCCGCCATGACCCTCGCCGCAGTGGACCGACTTGTTCACCACGCAACGATCTTCGAGATGAACGTCGAAAGCTACCGGCGCAGATCCGCCATGGAAGCCAAACGCCAGCGCGGCAGGCCAGCCTCTTACGCGACAATCAAGAACAAACACGAACTTGTCGCGGAGCGGCAATCAGAAATAGATGAAGGCCTTGCCAGCGACAATCAGCATGATAATTTGCACGTGACCGCGACCTGA
- a CDS encoding GNAT family N-acetyltransferase: protein MHVETYQAYRAALLPFFTLADDSAVQIAGYIALGEVLVARDGDAIIGHAQVIETDDPGVFELKSMAVGEARQGEGIGRALVEATVALCREQGGRRLIVSTAAADTGNLRFYQRQGFRMERIVRDAFGPATGYAEGLLVDGIPLRDQVFLDRDLEADGER, encoded by the coding sequence ATGCACGTCGAGACTTACCAGGCCTACCGCGCCGCGCTGCTGCCGTTCTTTACCCTGGCCGATGATTCCGCAGTCCAGATTGCCGGCTACATCGCGCTTGGCGAGGTTTTGGTGGCCCGCGATGGCGATGCAATCATCGGCCATGCGCAGGTCATCGAGACCGATGACCCCGGCGTGTTCGAGCTGAAGAGCATGGCGGTGGGCGAAGCAAGGCAAGGCGAGGGCATCGGCCGCGCGCTGGTCGAGGCGACGGTGGCTCTCTGCCGCGAACAAGGCGGGCGCCGCCTGATCGTTTCCACCGCCGCCGCCGACACCGGCAACCTGCGCTTCTACCAGCGGCAGGGGTTTCGCATGGAGCGGATCGTGCGCGACGCCTTCGGCCCGGCGACCGGTTATGCGGAAGGGCTGCTCGTCGACGGCATCCCGTTGCGCGACCAGGTGTTTCTGGATCGTGACCTCGAGGCGGACGGGGAGCGCTAG